The Nocardia arthritidis genome has a window encoding:
- a CDS encoding carboxylesterase/lipase family protein, which translates to MTTRAGRVRGSVTAGVHAFKGVPYAAPPRGVDRYLPPRPVQPWTGVRDALTLGPTPPQPPTPPPLDFFAPPIPGADYLNLNIWTPDPGSARLPVMVWIYGGGLDTGSNGLYDGTAFARDGVVLVAINYRLGAEGFLFLDDGLANIGLLDQISALEWVRDNIAAFGGDPGNVTVFGQSSGAMAVGTLLAMPRAEGLFRRAIMESGAGNICYSTDTAREIGRRLVDKLGVAPTREAVAAAGVERVLAAQSAVMSDLARQPDPQRWGGEPGCRVNMWRSTIDGDTLPVKPIDAITAGVAADVDVLLGHNAEEGRLSLLPFRSLDSVTEAELTTAMRLYRLPVDRALPAYRTVYPDANPGALLAILQADWFYTIPGLRLADARAGAPAATYMYEFTWRSPQFEGQLGACHFLEVPFVFDQLGDRRLRWITGPNPPQQLADLVHGAWVRFAHTGRVHWPRYEPTRRTTMRLDVQPMVVDDPYPNRNLWDRVDLY; encoded by the coding sequence GTGACGACACGTGCTGGGCGGGTGCGAGGCAGCGTGACGGCAGGCGTGCACGCATTCAAGGGCGTGCCCTATGCCGCGCCACCACGGGGCGTGGACCGCTATCTGCCGCCGCGCCCGGTCCAGCCGTGGACCGGGGTGCGCGACGCGCTCACCCTCGGCCCCACGCCACCGCAGCCGCCGACCCCGCCGCCGCTGGACTTCTTCGCGCCACCGATCCCCGGCGCGGACTATCTCAACCTGAACATCTGGACCCCCGACCCCGGCTCGGCGCGCCTGCCGGTAATGGTGTGGATCTACGGTGGCGGTCTCGACACCGGAAGCAACGGCCTCTACGACGGCACCGCCTTCGCCCGCGACGGCGTGGTCCTCGTCGCGATCAACTACCGGCTCGGCGCGGAAGGCTTCCTGTTCCTCGACGACGGCCTGGCGAATATCGGTCTGCTCGACCAGATTTCGGCTCTGGAATGGGTCCGCGACAATATCGCGGCCTTCGGCGGCGACCCCGGAAACGTCACCGTCTTCGGCCAGTCCTCGGGCGCGATGGCCGTCGGCACGCTGCTGGCGATGCCGCGCGCCGAGGGGCTCTTCCGGCGCGCGATCATGGAGAGCGGCGCGGGCAATATCTGCTATTCCACCGACACCGCCCGTGAGATCGGGCGGCGGCTCGTCGACAAGCTCGGTGTCGCGCCGACGCGGGAAGCCGTCGCTGCGGCCGGTGTCGAGCGCGTGCTCGCCGCCCAGTCCGCGGTCATGAGTGACCTTGCCCGGCAACCGGATCCACAGCGCTGGGGTGGTGAACCGGGGTGTCGCGTCAATATGTGGCGCTCCACGATCGACGGCGACACCCTGCCCGTCAAACCCATCGACGCGATCACCGCGGGCGTCGCCGCCGACGTGGACGTGCTGCTCGGCCACAATGCCGAGGAGGGGCGACTGTCGCTGCTGCCGTTCCGCAGCCTCGACTCGGTCACCGAGGCGGAACTGACCACGGCGATGCGACTGTACCGACTACCCGTCGACCGGGCGCTACCCGCCTACCGCACCGTCTATCCAGACGCGAATCCCGGTGCGCTGCTGGCGATCCTGCAGGCGGACTGGTTCTACACCATCCCCGGCCTGCGGCTCGCCGACGCGCGCGCCGGTGCGCCGGCGGCCACGTATATGTACGAATTCACTTGGCGCTCACCGCAATTCGAAGGACAACTCGGAGCATGTCACTTCCTCGAGGTTCCGTTCGTCTTCGACCAACTGGGCGACCGGCGGCTGCGATGGATCACCGGCCCGAACCCACCACAGCAGCTGGCCGACCTCGTCCACGGCGCCTGGGTGCGGTTCGCTCACACCGGCCGAGTGCACTGGCCGCGGTACGAACCCACCCGCAGGACCACCATGCGACTGGACGTCCAACCCATGGTCGTCGACGACCCGTACCCGAACCGGAACCTGTGGGACAGAGTCGACCTGTACTGA
- a CDS encoding TetR/AcrR family transcriptional regulator — translation MARRTQGTSAGLTHERIAAAAVALVDRDGLERFGVRRLADELGVDPMSIYNHIKGKAALLDAVGEAVLAEMPTGTGDEPATWEEIARWTAHNYREIAYRHPHVVPLLATRPQTSPAALTALERLVTGMRAAGLPDHVISDTPLALFGFLNGYLLAVLSGGPDTPATVPAFDPARYPTMATLAPRMADFGSITEFDRLLETVLAGIRDRAARADQVSS, via the coding sequence GTGGCCAGACGCACACAGGGCACTTCGGCAGGGCTCACCCACGAGCGCATCGCGGCCGCCGCCGTCGCACTCGTCGACCGCGACGGCCTGGAGCGCTTCGGGGTGCGACGACTCGCCGACGAGCTCGGAGTCGATCCGATGTCGATCTACAACCACATCAAGGGCAAGGCGGCGCTACTGGACGCGGTCGGCGAGGCCGTACTCGCCGAGATGCCGACCGGCACCGGCGATGAGCCCGCCACCTGGGAAGAGATCGCCCGCTGGACCGCGCACAACTACCGGGAGATCGCCTACCGGCACCCCCACGTGGTCCCGCTGCTGGCCACCCGGCCGCAAACCTCACCCGCCGCACTCACCGCACTGGAGCGCCTCGTCACCGGGATGCGCGCAGCCGGTCTGCCCGACCACGTCATCTCGGATACGCCGCTGGCCCTTTTCGGCTTCCTCAACGGCTATCTACTGGCGGTCCTCAGCGGCGGACCCGACACTCCCGCAACCGTGCCCGCATTCGACCCCGCGCGGTACCCGACGATGGCCACTCTCGCACCCCGGATGGCCGACTTCGGATCCATAACGGAATTCGACCGGCTGCTCGAAACCGTGCTCGCCGGAATCCGGGACCGGGCCGCTCGCGCCGATCAAGTCAGCTCGTAA
- a CDS encoding NAD(P)/FAD-dependent oxidoreductase — MNQNIDVIVIGGGYAGVMAANRLTQRDGVRVTVINPRSVFVPRLRLHQLVGGTHDAVVDYTEILADGVRLVVDSVTRIDATERSVTLAEGGTLGYDYLIYAVGSGNAGPRVPGAAEFAYPIATLESAQRLRSALLDTPMTAAVTVIGGGPTGIETAAELAEQGRDVTLVCGGVLGPYLHPKARRTARKYFAKLGVNVIEGPGAAVTAITRDTVEIGDGRTLTSAITIWTAGFGVPDLAARSGLRTDDAGRLLTDETLTSIDDERIIAAGDSSAPSDLPFRMSAYTAYCLGAHAADTLLHRIAGEQPTPIDLSFPAMCLSFGREAGIYQLGRKNDTAMRLYFSGFVGRKLKEFACQAGIKHLATEARKPGAHHWFKDGKHRPMLLQAQRDNAAAPVA, encoded by the coding sequence ATGAACCAGAACATCGATGTGATCGTGATCGGCGGCGGATACGCCGGAGTGATGGCGGCAAATCGCCTGACGCAACGCGACGGTGTGCGGGTGACCGTGATCAATCCGCGGTCGGTCTTCGTCCCGCGGCTGCGGCTGCACCAGCTGGTCGGCGGCACCCACGACGCGGTCGTCGACTACACCGAAATCCTGGCCGACGGTGTCCGGCTGGTCGTCGACAGCGTGACCCGGATCGACGCGACCGAGCGCAGCGTGACACTGGCCGAGGGCGGCACACTCGGCTACGACTACCTGATCTACGCGGTCGGCAGCGGCAATGCCGGGCCGCGGGTGCCGGGCGCGGCCGAGTTCGCTTATCCGATAGCGACTTTGGAGTCCGCGCAGCGGCTGCGGTCGGCGCTCCTCGATACGCCCATGACGGCTGCGGTGACGGTTATCGGGGGCGGACCGACCGGGATCGAGACCGCGGCGGAGCTGGCCGAGCAGGGCCGCGACGTCACCCTGGTGTGCGGCGGCGTCCTCGGTCCGTACCTGCACCCGAAGGCCCGGCGCACCGCCCGCAAGTACTTCGCCAAGCTGGGGGTGAACGTCATCGAGGGACCCGGGGCGGCGGTCACCGCGATCACACGGGACACCGTGGAAATCGGCGACGGCCGGACACTGACGAGTGCGATCACGATCTGGACGGCCGGCTTCGGGGTGCCCGACCTGGCCGCCCGCAGCGGATTGCGCACCGACGACGCCGGGCGACTGCTCACCGACGAGACGCTGACCAGCATCGATGATGAGCGCATCATCGCGGCGGGCGACTCGTCGGCGCCGTCGGACCTACCGTTCCGGATGAGCGCCTACACCGCATACTGCCTGGGCGCCCACGCCGCCGACACCCTGCTGCACCGGATCGCGGGGGAACAGCCCACGCCGATCGATCTGTCGTTCCCCGCGATGTGCCTCAGCTTCGGCCGCGAAGCCGGGATCTACCAGCTCGGCCGCAAGAACGATACGGCGATGCGGCTGTACTTCAGCGGCTTCGTCGGGCGCAAGCTCAAGGAATTCGCCTGCCAGGCGGGCATCAAGCACCTGGCGACCGAGGCGCGCAAGCCCGGCGCACACCACTGGTTCAAGGACGGTAAGCACCGGCCGATGCTGCTACAGGCCCAGCGCGACAATGCGGCGGCACCGGTCGCGTAG
- a CDS encoding TetR/AcrR family transcriptional regulator: protein MAPPVRTPRQAWIDAALAILSESGPDAVRVETLAAQLNVTRGGFYRQFSSRQELLDAVLDSWEHRSIDEVRSRVEQEGGDAASKVRRAGRLTFSKELLPIDLAVREWARRDPAVAARLERVDNRRMDYLRDLIGTISDDPRDVEARAMLAFSLVIADYLIAAGHRTGTRAEIIESAAQLILG from the coding sequence ATGGCCCCACCGGTGCGAACTCCGCGGCAAGCCTGGATCGACGCCGCTCTGGCAATCTTGTCCGAGTCGGGACCGGACGCCGTCCGCGTGGAAACCCTTGCGGCCCAATTGAATGTGACCAGGGGCGGGTTCTATCGGCAGTTCTCCAGCCGCCAGGAGTTGCTCGACGCCGTCCTCGACTCCTGGGAACACCGCAGCATCGACGAGGTGCGTTCGCGCGTCGAGCAGGAGGGCGGCGACGCCGCGAGCAAGGTGCGCAGGGCCGGTCGGCTGACGTTCTCGAAGGAGCTGCTGCCGATCGATCTCGCCGTGCGGGAATGGGCGCGCCGCGATCCGGCCGTCGCCGCCCGACTCGAGCGCGTCGACAACCGCCGCATGGACTATCTGCGTGACCTGATCGGCACGATCAGCGACGACCCGCGCGATGTCGAGGCCCGCGCCATGCTGGCGTTCTCCCTGGTGATCGCCGATTACCTGATCGCGGCCGGCCACCGCACCGGCACGCGCGCCGAAATCATCGAAAGCGCCGCCCAGCTGATCCTGGGGTAG
- a CDS encoding MarR family winged helix-turn-helix transcriptional regulator has translation MVKRLTNPLSDRPPPLGNLLNAAARTLAAELDAGLAAAGFADVRAAHAPVFQVIDPEGTRSSVLAERAGMTKQAMGELVRHLESRGYVESIPDPADGRARLVRLTSRGWSVVDAGLAVVQRFDEHLDAIIGRDEVARLRSTLLAVIGGAGSSYVTGQSVTAMQTD, from the coding sequence ATGGTCAAGCGCCTGACTAATCCGCTGTCGGATCGTCCGCCACCGCTGGGGAATCTGCTGAACGCGGCCGCCCGCACCCTGGCGGCCGAACTCGACGCGGGCCTCGCGGCGGCCGGGTTCGCCGATGTGCGCGCCGCGCACGCACCGGTGTTCCAGGTCATCGACCCCGAGGGCACCCGGTCCAGTGTGCTGGCCGAACGCGCGGGAATGACCAAACAGGCCATGGGAGAACTGGTCCGTCACCTCGAGAGCCGAGGTTATGTCGAGAGCATCCCGGACCCCGCCGACGGTCGTGCCCGGCTTGTGCGACTGACCTCCCGCGGCTGGTCGGTCGTCGACGCGGGCCTCGCGGTGGTGCAGCGGTTCGATGAGCATCTCGACGCCATCATCGGCAGGGATGAGGTGGCGCGATTGCGATCCACCTTGCTCGCGGTTATCGGCGGCGCCGGATCGTCTTATGTCACCGGACAGTCCGTCACCGCAATGCAGACCGACTGA
- a CDS encoding adenylate/guanylate cyclase domain-containing protein has translation MRTRWPLYLTSMLLANAFGAILVWAFIQYGLPVPEGSTHSVRSIGLLIPALIFVIGGLLSMVASALMLRPVMRWQLRGGPPSRQEQMAALHAPLRQAILHLGLWMVGGAVMAALIISVEPKLAATVVVTECMAATIVFGFTYMLGERILRPVAAEALTEGAFDHTLTPGVGTRMAMTWGMGTFAPTFAIVLLCITQISSDVKFSATSLAISILLLCGVVISQALALSMLTGSSISDPIRQLSQAIDRVQEGARDVQVEVFDGSEIGLLQVGFNRMMEEAAKRRQLQELFGQHVGEDVAKRALAYGTELGGETRFVAVLFVDMVGSTATAAERPPTEVVSLLNEFFRIVVDVIDRHNGFVNKFVGDAALAIFGAPLDRPDAPTAALAAARELRETLREVPGLDIGIGVSAGLAVAGNIGAANRFEYTVIGDPVNEASRLTELAKDQPGRVLASGSALYFADEDEQDRWETGAEVQLRGRRRKTRLAWPRQTADPVADDTDLESANSLR, from the coding sequence ATGCGAACGCGCTGGCCGCTGTACCTGACATCGATGCTGCTGGCCAATGCCTTCGGCGCGATTCTGGTGTGGGCGTTCATCCAGTACGGACTCCCCGTTCCCGAGGGCTCCACACACAGTGTCAGGAGCATCGGCCTGCTGATCCCGGCCCTGATCTTCGTGATCGGCGGCCTGCTCAGCATGGTCGCGTCCGCGCTGATGCTGCGCCCGGTGATGCGCTGGCAGCTGCGCGGCGGCCCGCCGAGCAGGCAGGAGCAGATGGCGGCGCTGCACGCACCGCTGCGCCAGGCCATCCTGCATCTGGGGCTGTGGATGGTCGGCGGCGCGGTCATGGCGGCGCTGATCATTTCGGTGGAACCGAAGCTGGCCGCGACCGTCGTCGTCACCGAATGCATGGCGGCCACGATCGTCTTCGGCTTCACCTACATGCTCGGCGAGCGGATTCTGCGCCCGGTGGCGGCCGAGGCGCTGACCGAGGGCGCGTTCGATCACACCCTCACCCCGGGCGTCGGCACCCGGATGGCGATGACCTGGGGCATGGGCACTTTCGCGCCGACCTTCGCCATCGTGCTGCTGTGCATCACCCAGATCTCCTCCGACGTGAAGTTCAGCGCCACCTCGCTGGCGATCTCGATCCTGCTGCTGTGCGGTGTGGTGATTTCGCAGGCGCTCGCGCTCTCCATGCTCACCGGCTCCAGCATTTCCGACCCGATCCGCCAGCTCAGCCAGGCCATCGACCGGGTGCAGGAGGGCGCCCGCGACGTGCAGGTAGAGGTGTTCGACGGCAGCGAGATCGGGCTGCTGCAGGTCGGTTTCAACCGGATGATGGAGGAGGCGGCCAAGCGACGCCAACTCCAGGAGCTGTTCGGCCAGCATGTGGGCGAGGATGTGGCCAAGCGGGCGCTGGCCTACGGCACCGAGCTGGGCGGCGAAACCCGGTTCGTCGCAGTGCTGTTCGTGGATATGGTCGGTTCGACGGCCACCGCGGCGGAACGTCCGCCCACCGAGGTGGTGAGCCTGCTCAACGAATTCTTCCGGATCGTCGTCGATGTGATCGACCGGCACAACGGCTTCGTCAACAAATTCGTCGGCGACGCTGCGCTCGCCATTTTCGGCGCGCCGCTCGATCGTCCCGACGCGCCGACCGCGGCCCTGGCCGCCGCCAGGGAACTGCGGGAAACGCTGCGCGAGGTGCCCGGTCTCGATATCGGCATCGGTGTTTCCGCGGGGCTGGCCGTCGCCGGAAATATCGGCGCGGCAAACCGTTTCGAGTACACAGTGATCGGTGACCCGGTGAACGAAGCGTCCCGGCTGACCGAGCTGGCCAAGGATCAGCCGGGCCGGGTGCTGGCCTCCGGCAGCGCACTGTATTTCGCCGACGAGGACGAACAAGACCGGTGGGAAACCGGCGCCGAGGTGCAGCTGCGCGGCCGCCGCAGGAAGACCCGGCTGGCCTGGCCCAGACAAACCGCCGACCCGGTGGCCGACGATACGGACCTGGAATCGGCCAATTCGTTACGCTGA
- a CDS encoding lysylphosphatidylglycerol synthase transmembrane domain-containing protein, giving the protein MTTPGPGSAANPIPPAAEGRGRFWWVRWVLGSALLALLIGEGWYLWPQLHNSWAKLTELHWDWVVVCIWMQALSMSGFGRIQKQLLRAGGVRVTQGKSVAVVYGATAMSVTLPAGQVFSTAFTYRQTRRWGASPIVASWQLVFSGVVAAAGLALLGVGGAVLVGDHIGPYKPILSVAGVLVLVAAGNYVSNNPGALQAVLRRGLATINRLRKRPTDAGMDKIVEVLAQLESVDLGKRDGAWVTGWALVHRFADVACLGAACYAVGAEPKLAGLLIAFAAGKAVGTIPFAPGGIVYVDATLFYGLTVGAGLPAAQAFAAAFVYRLVSFILVAVVGWIVFLFLFRKPDATDAEFEKEFEQRRGF; this is encoded by the coding sequence ATGACCACGCCGGGTCCGGGCAGCGCGGCGAATCCGATACCGCCCGCGGCCGAGGGCCGGGGCAGATTCTGGTGGGTCCGCTGGGTGCTCGGCAGCGCGCTGCTCGCCCTGCTGATCGGCGAGGGCTGGTATCTGTGGCCGCAGCTGCACAACTCATGGGCGAAACTCACCGAGCTGCACTGGGATTGGGTTGTGGTCTGCATCTGGATGCAGGCGCTTTCGATGAGCGGTTTCGGCAGGATTCAGAAGCAGCTGCTGCGCGCGGGCGGGGTGCGGGTCACCCAGGGGAAATCGGTGGCCGTGGTGTACGGCGCCACCGCCATGTCGGTGACTTTGCCCGCCGGACAGGTGTTTTCGACCGCGTTCACCTACCGGCAGACCCGGCGCTGGGGCGCGAGCCCGATCGTCGCGTCCTGGCAGCTGGTGTTTTCCGGGGTGGTCGCGGCGGCGGGGCTCGCACTGCTCGGCGTCGGCGGCGCGGTGCTGGTCGGCGATCACATCGGACCGTACAAGCCGATTCTCTCGGTGGCCGGGGTGCTGGTGCTGGTGGCCGCGGGCAATTACGTATCGAACAATCCGGGTGCGCTACAAGCCGTGCTGCGGCGCGGGCTCGCCACGATCAACCGGCTGCGCAAGCGGCCCACCGACGCGGGCATGGACAAAATCGTCGAGGTGCTGGCGCAATTGGAGTCGGTGGACCTCGGCAAGCGGGACGGCGCCTGGGTGACGGGGTGGGCGCTGGTGCACCGGTTCGCGGATGTGGCATGCCTCGGCGCCGCCTGTTACGCGGTCGGTGCGGAGCCGAAGCTGGCCGGGCTGCTCATCGCGTTCGCCGCGGGTAAGGCGGTGGGCACGATTCCGTTCGCGCCGGGCGGAATCGTCTATGTCGACGCGACTCTGTTCTACGGTCTCACCGTCGGCGCCGGGCTGCCCGCGGCGCAGGCGTTCGCGGCGGCCTTCGTGTATCGCCTGGTCAGCTTTATCCTGGTGGCCGTTGTCGGCTGGATCGTCTTCCTGTTCCTGTTCCGCAAACCGGATGCCACCGACGCCGAATTCGAGAAGGAATTCGAACAGCGCCGCGGCTTCTGA
- a CDS encoding DUF3054 domain-containing protein, producing MKKLVALAVDALLVILFCAIGRRSHDEAVFTGLLRTLWPFATGLAIGWVVVLVNRLPRTALWPTGILIWLCTLIGGMVLRVVSGQTIAFSFVLVAAAVLALFLLGWRAAVKALKF from the coding sequence GTGAAGAAACTGGTGGCGTTGGCGGTCGATGCACTGCTTGTGATCTTGTTCTGCGCGATCGGCAGGCGCAGTCACGACGAGGCGGTCTTCACGGGCCTGCTGCGCACCCTATGGCCGTTCGCGACCGGTCTGGCGATCGGCTGGGTGGTCGTGCTGGTGAACCGGCTACCCCGAACCGCCCTGTGGCCCACCGGAATTCTGATCTGGCTGTGCACGCTGATCGGCGGCATGGTGTTGCGCGTGGTGAGCGGTCAGACCATCGCGTTCTCGTTCGTGCTCGTCGCGGCGGCGGTGCTCGCGCTGTTCCTGCTCGGCTGGCGGGCGGCGGTCAAAGCCTTGAAGTTCTGA
- a CDS encoding NTF2-like N-terminal transpeptidase domain-containing protein translates to MHQKTNEPEAIVERFTSLLDDENAVDAAQLTSYPSAATATLKQMFAGLQPGKVDYKKTQFIGLDAESAIFSMDVAWNFGENRNWNYTLQGTIRKLAIGWRISWDPSVVMPQLDHNRTVRLVRTIPTPAPKVNDIAGQPLMAEQTINVIKLDPAKITDPVLSTNALAKAIEPVAPLITGPALLQQLSTSQGKPIVAVNLRDADFAILESDMARVPGVVMEKQPRLISVDRRIWSPMLDALSKVQADSQTQHSGWGVQVFEQDGRYVTQLAGQQGPPGPDIAATMDQKLQRAAEDAVVSVGTPASIVAIQPSSGAVVAVAQNSQASEHGPVAFTGLYPVGGLLELFRNIAAVDKGKAPQDISVQDAAETAPQLGVGVDFKVPGLDEVTGRITAAGRSAEQVRQGGGNDAVLASPYGMAIAAAAVARGAIVAPMIEVGRPGATDAKLTPLAQPVQDRLRAMLRESTDRPEFAGLRAYRDVSGYIANSGPDGWLIATMGDLAFAIHINDIDSDNATVRMAARMLQSLATPDRDK, encoded by the coding sequence TTGCACCAGAAGACGAATGAGCCGGAGGCCATCGTCGAACGTTTCACCAGCCTGCTCGACGACGAGAACGCCGTCGATGCCGCACAGCTCACCTCATACCCCAGCGCGGCTACGGCAACCCTGAAGCAAATGTTCGCGGGCCTGCAGCCGGGCAAGGTCGACTACAAGAAGACCCAATTCATCGGCCTCGACGCGGAATCCGCGATCTTCAGCATGGACGTCGCCTGGAATTTCGGCGAGAACCGGAACTGGAACTACACGCTGCAGGGCACCATCCGCAAGCTGGCCATCGGCTGGCGCATCTCCTGGGATCCCAGCGTCGTGATGCCGCAACTCGACCACAACCGCACCGTGCGCCTGGTGCGCACCATCCCGACCCCGGCCCCGAAGGTCAACGACATCGCGGGCCAGCCGCTGATGGCCGAGCAGACCATCAACGTCATCAAACTCGATCCGGCCAAAATCACCGATCCGGTCCTGTCCACCAACGCGCTGGCCAAGGCGATCGAACCGGTCGCGCCGCTGATCACCGGTCCGGCGCTGCTGCAGCAGCTGTCCACCTCACAGGGCAAACCGATCGTCGCGGTGAACCTGCGCGATGCCGATTTCGCGATCCTGGAATCGGATATGGCGCGCGTACCCGGTGTGGTGATGGAGAAGCAGCCGCGGCTGATCTCCGTGGACCGCCGGATCTGGTCGCCGATGCTGGACGCGCTGAGCAAGGTGCAGGCCGACAGCCAGACCCAGCATTCCGGTTGGGGCGTACAGGTTTTCGAACAGGACGGCCGCTACGTCACCCAGCTCGCGGGGCAGCAGGGGCCGCCGGGCCCGGATATCGCGGCGACCATGGATCAGAAATTGCAGCGCGCGGCCGAGGACGCGGTGGTGAGCGTCGGCACCCCGGCATCGATCGTCGCCATCCAGCCGTCCAGCGGCGCGGTGGTCGCGGTCGCGCAGAACAGCCAGGCCAGCGAGCACGGGCCGGTCGCCTTCACCGGCCTGTATCCGGTCGGCGGGCTGCTCGAACTGTTCCGCAACATCGCCGCGGTCGACAAAGGTAAAGCGCCACAGGATATTTCGGTTCAGGATGCGGCGGAGACCGCGCCCCAGCTCGGGGTCGGCGTCGATTTCAAGGTGCCCGGACTCGACGAGGTCACCGGCCGGATCACCGCGGCGGGCCGCAGCGCCGAACAGGTGCGTCAGGGCGGCGGCAACGACGCGGTGCTGGCCAGCCCGTACGGGATGGCCATCGCGGCGGCGGCCGTCGCACGCGGTGCGATCGTCGCGCCGATGATCGAGGTCGGGCGGCCGGGTGCCACCGATGCGAAGCTGACTCCGCTGGCCCAGCCGGTGCAGGATCGGCTGCGGGCCATGCTGCGCGAGTCGACGGATCGGCCGGAATTCGCCGGCCTGCGGGCCTATCGCGACGTCTCCGGATATATCGCGAATTCGGGACCCGACGGCTGGCTGATCGCCACCATGGGCGATCTGGCCTTCGCCATCCACATCAACGACATCGACAGCGATAACGCGACGGTCCGGATGGCCGCCCGCATGCTGCAATCGCTGGCCACCCCGGATCGGGACAAGTGA
- the aroQ gene encoding type II 3-dehydroquinate dehydratase yields MVDPILVLNGPNLNMLGTRQPEVYGAATLDDVVDLCKRTAARFGREITAFQSNSEGALIDRIHQARGAESGIVINPGGLTHTSVALRDALVIPEVPIVEVHISNVHAREEFRHHSYISPIATAVVAGMGVYGYAAAIEFLCRA; encoded by the coding sequence ATGGTGGATCCGATCCTCGTGCTCAACGGCCCGAACCTGAATATGCTCGGCACCCGCCAGCCCGAGGTGTACGGGGCGGCGACGCTGGACGATGTCGTCGATCTGTGCAAGCGGACGGCGGCCCGGTTCGGCCGCGAGATCACCGCGTTCCAGTCGAATTCCGAAGGGGCGCTGATCGACCGGATCCACCAGGCGCGCGGCGCCGAATCCGGCATCGTCATCAATCCCGGCGGGTTGACCCACACCTCGGTGGCGCTGCGCGACGCACTCGTGATTCCGGAGGTGCCGATCGTCGAGGTGCACATCAGCAATGTGCACGCCCGCGAGGAATTCCGGCACCATTCGTATATTTCGCCGATCGCGACCGCGGTGGTCGCCGGGATGGGTGTGTACGGTTACGCGGCCGCTATCGAATTCCTCTGTCGCGCATAG
- a CDS encoding maleylpyruvate isomerase N-terminal domain-containing protein — protein sequence MSAIRDAYLAAAESAARLLADPAVAAVWDRPSALPEFSVRGLAGHLGAQVLHVSRALAAEVPDGVPLTVAEFYAGATAFEADVDDEISVRIRQGGEAAAAQGAQALVAEVESTVAQQRSALAAEPAHRIVAFFTGKLLLDDFLLTRLMEIVVHSDDLAVSANITTPPLPPQVFEPVLDLLARLAVARHGQTAVLRALSRAERAPETIAGI from the coding sequence TTGAGCGCGATCAGGGATGCGTATTTGGCGGCGGCCGAGTCGGCGGCGCGGCTGCTCGCCGATCCGGCGGTGGCCGCGGTGTGGGATCGGCCGAGTGCGTTGCCGGAGTTCAGTGTTCGCGGGCTCGCCGGTCACCTGGGCGCACAGGTCCTGCACGTATCGCGAGCGCTGGCGGCCGAGGTTCCCGACGGCGTTCCGCTGACGGTTGCCGAATTCTATGCTGGGGCCACCGCATTCGAGGCCGACGTGGACGACGAGATCAGCGTGCGCATCCGGCAAGGCGGTGAGGCCGCGGCGGCGCAGGGCGCACAGGCGCTGGTCGCCGAGGTCGAATCGACTGTGGCTCAGCAGCGTTCGGCCCTGGCGGCCGAGCCCGCCCACCGTATCGTCGCGTTCTTCACCGGCAAATTGCTACTGGACGATTTCCTGCTGACCCGCTTGATGGAGATCGTCGTGCACTCGGACGACCTCGCCGTGAGCGCCAACATCACGACACCCCCGCTCCCGCCGCAGGTTTTCGAACCCGTACTCGACCTGCTCGCCCGACTGGCGGTGGCCCGCCACGGCCAAACGGCCGTACTGCGCGCACTCAGCCGGGCCGAACGGGCGCCCGAGACCATCGCGGGTATCTGA
- a CDS encoding nitroreductase family deazaflavin-dependent oxidoreductase, with product MNAQATRYLAPTGFDPIMNKIANWLPRVGISVMGSRLLAVRGRKTGEWRTTMVNLLIDADGTRYLVAPRGHTQWVRNLRAAGDGELRLGRKAEAFTATEIADANKVAVLRLYLQKWGWEVGKFFEGVTNDSTDAELAAIAPGFPVFRIA from the coding sequence ATGAACGCCCAAGCCACCCGCTACCTCGCCCCCACCGGCTTCGACCCGATCATGAACAAGATCGCCAACTGGCTGCCCCGGGTCGGCATCAGCGTCATGGGCTCGCGACTGCTCGCGGTGCGCGGCCGCAAGACCGGCGAATGGCGGACCACGATGGTGAACCTGCTGATCGACGCCGACGGCACCCGCTATCTGGTGGCACCCCGCGGCCACACCCAGTGGGTGCGCAACCTGCGGGCCGCGGGCGATGGTGAACTGCGGCTCGGCCGTAAGGCCGAGGCGTTCACCGCCACCGAGATCGCCGATGCGAACAAGGTTGCGGTGCTGCGCCTCTACCTGCAGAAGTGGGGCTGGGAGGTCGGCAAATTCTTCGAAGGCGTCACCAACGACTCCACCGACGCCGAATTGGCCGCGATCGCACCGGGTTTCCCGGTCTTCCGGATCGCCTGA